A genomic window from Paenibacillus sp. FSL K6-0276 includes:
- the ltrA gene encoding group II intron reverse transcriptase/maturase yields the protein MNAKGLTTPKEKVQQLQEKLGHAAKENKKRKFHALYDKIYRWDVLCEAWKRVKANKGAAGIDAVTLADIEEQGETPFLKACERELKEGNYHPQPVRRHYIPKKDGKQRPLGIPTVRDRVIQMATKLVIEPIFEADFEEVSFGFRPKRSAKGALDRIRKACNRKGNWVVDVDIQGYFDNINQEKLMKLVQMRINDRRILKIIRKWLSAGVLEEGTVRRSDLGTPQGGVISPLLANIYLNYFDQLWEKHGKGIGELTRYADDFVVVCKTKKDAEHAYKLIRTIMERLELTLHPTKTRIVGLWTGNEGFDFLGMHHRKTKAETSQGKVYYTTQQWLTQKAEERIREVVKERLAPPSMRSRSFEEHVEWLNPKIQGWRNYYYTNYSQKKLAKLDWYILGRLTRWYAKKRQRKRWIGSLSEVKYIALQHGLKTLL from the coding sequence GTGAATGCCAAAGGGCTAACGACACCAAAGGAAAAAGTTCAACAACTCCAAGAAAAGCTAGGTCATGCGGCCAAGGAGAACAAAAAGCGTAAATTCCATGCGTTGTATGACAAGATTTATCGGTGGGATGTACTGTGTGAAGCGTGGAAACGAGTGAAAGCCAATAAGGGTGCCGCAGGAATAGATGCGGTGACGCTAGCAGATATTGAGGAACAAGGAGAAACACCGTTTCTCAAGGCATGTGAGCGAGAGCTCAAAGAAGGCAACTACCATCCACAACCTGTACGGAGACACTATATCCCGAAGAAAGACGGGAAGCAAAGGCCACTGGGTATACCCACCGTACGCGATCGAGTCATACAGATGGCAACCAAACTCGTGATTGAGCCCATCTTTGAAGCAGACTTTGAGGAAGTATCCTTCGGATTTCGTCCGAAACGAAGTGCTAAAGGTGCGTTGGATAGAATCCGAAAAGCCTGCAACCGTAAAGGAAATTGGGTAGTCGACGTCGATATCCAAGGCTACTTCGACAATATTAATCAAGAGAAGCTAATGAAATTGGTACAGATGCGTATCAATGACAGGCGGATACTTAAAATAATACGAAAGTGGCTGAGTGCAGGAGTTTTGGAAGAAGGAACGGTAAGACGTTCGGATTTAGGGACACCGCAAGGAGGAGTGATTTCACCGCTCCTTGCGAATATCTATCTAAATTACTTCGACCAACTCTGGGAGAAACACGGAAAAGGAATAGGAGAACTCACGAGGTATGCAGACGACTTTGTAGTGGTTTGCAAAACCAAAAAGGACGCAGAACATGCGTATAAGCTTATACGTACGATTATGGAACGTCTGGAGTTGACCCTACACCCGACCAAAACTCGCATTGTAGGATTGTGGACAGGAAACGAAGGATTCGATTTCTTAGGCATGCACCACCGGAAAACCAAAGCAGAAACATCCCAAGGTAAGGTGTACTACACCACGCAGCAGTGGCTAACACAGAAGGCAGAGGAACGTATTCGTGAGGTGGTCAAAGAAAGATTGGCACCGCCGAGCATGCGTTCAAGATCGTTCGAGGAACATGTAGAATGGCTCAATCCCAAGATTCAAGGATGGAGAAATTATTACTACACGAACTATAGCCAAAAGAAGTTAGCAAAACTAGACTGGTATATTTTGGGGCGGTTAACACGGTGGTATGCAAAGAAGAGACAACGCAAAAGATGGATAGGTTCATTATCTGAGGTTAAATATATCGCCTTACAACATGGACTTAAAACGCTATTGTAA